A stretch of DNA from Spirosoma endbachense:
ATACAGATCAAGAATGTTGGCCGGGGACCCATGCGCCTGATTTCGGATCAGGGCACCTTTCCCCTTCGCCCAATCGTGCCACGTTTGGGTGTAGTTTTCCAGTAATAACTCCGAAATGGTTTCGCGGTAATCGCTCAATACCCGCTTATTGATGTCTTCAGTGGCTTTCCCAAACAGAGCTGGTAAATACTGTTTGAGATCATAACCGCGCCGTTGCTTAAATTCGGTGAACATAGCCGGAGTCCAGTTTCCTTCACCCTGTGCATCATCTACCTCATACGAATCATTGAAAAATGCCCGTATTGGCAAACTCTTCCGTCCTTTAAAGGCTTCGTCAAAATGGCGCAGATAACGCTGTGTGGCAGCCTTCGAGAAATGATCGATTACGTCGCCTTCACCACCGGGTCCGGCCCGCTCGACCTGTTTACCATGCCAGCCCTCAAACACGGCATAAAGCATCCAGTTATCTGCCGGGGCCGTCCAGTTCAACTTCCCGGACCCATCGACGAATCTGGTCAGATCAATTGCCTGCCCTTTCTCTGAATAGGCCATTAGTGTCTGGAGTGGCAGCGGTTTCTCGAAGCGTACCTGATCGAACGCGTGAAGTTGCAGATCAGGATTTTTTGCCACTGGCTCAACCAGTTCTTTACTATCAATGGGTTGCCCAACTACCCGGAGAATGGGCTTCTGTATATACGTAACCGCTTCGGCCAAACGCTCCCCGCTTTTCAGGCTATAGGTTTTATAGGCGACATACTTGCAGGCGTCTTCTGATGTGACCCATGGCCCACCAAACGGCCAACCCGACGCCTGCGCCATATCTACACCCATATTGAGTCGCTTAGCCTCGGCAAGTGTATGATCCAGGCGATCCAGCCAGGTCGGCGACAGAAAATTGATAAACTCCTTTTCGGCCCCTTTTACGCCATAGATCGGTGTAATTTCGACTCCGCCCAATCCTGCTTTCTGATACTCTTCCAGCAATCGGGTCAGGTTTTTATCATTGACCGCGCTCCCCATCCACCACCGGGTCCAGGGTTTAGTCTGTTGAGTTAGGGTGGGCCAGCGCGGTTGGGCCAGAATTGATCCCGCTGTTATGCCCATCAGTAACCCTAGAAGCAGGGATTTTCTCATTTCAACTTACACAATTCGCTCCCTGCCAGCAGGAAACAGCCTAATCCATAATCTTCAAAATCGGGTGTGCTGTCGTAGGTTACAGGCTGGCCATCCTTGGGCTCCTTACCCGTTCCCTGTACATAACCCAACTTGCCATCTGGATGGACGCAGTCGGTAACCATGGCCTTCCAGGCTTTGGTCACGATTGGCGCATAGGTTTTACGGTCCAGCAAGCCCTTATTCATTCCCCAGGCCATACCATAGGTAAACAAAGCTGTTCCGGATAATTCTTTCCCACCATAGTTCGTTGGATCGAGCAGGCTCACATTCCAGAAACCGTCTGGTCGCTGAATGGGCACCAGCGCCCGCATCATGTCGAGATACATTTGCTGGTATTCCTCGCGGTGGGGGGCATTTTTGGGCATAATATCGAGCACACGAACCAGAGCGGCTACTATCCAGCCATTTCCCCGTGACCAGTAGCAGTCTTTCCCGTTCGGCTCTTTGTAGGGAGGTACAAAATCCTTGTCGCGCCACCACAGGTGATCTTTCGGATTGTAAAGTCCATTACCCCCATGTTGCGTTTTCGAGAACTGATACATCTGATACATCTTCTCAAAATACGCGTTGTCGGAATAGATAACGCCCAATTTGGCAAAGACAGGCATGGCCATTTGCAGGGCATCGATCCAGTTCCAGTCGTCGATTTTCCGGCTTGCCACCATTGAATCGATGGAGATTTTGATATCATGAATGCGTTCCGGCTTCTTATCGATCAGGTACAAATCAATGTAGGTCTGCCCACAGCATTGGTCATCAGCATTACGGGTTTTTGTTCCCGAACGCATTCCCCAATGGTGCTTTTCACTCCAATCGACAGCATAATCGTAATAGCGTGGCTGCCGGTCGGTCTTATACAAATCCATCAATCCCTCGTAATAAACAGCCCGTGTCCAGATGTTACTGGGCCGGGTTTTATTCGTTACGATTTCCTTACCGGTGTCCGGCCACTTTTTCATAAAGTAGTCGTTCGCCAGTGTCATTTTGGCCAGTATTTCTTTCTTTTCGGGCAATTTCTGAGCATTAGTCTGGCTGCCCACCAGCATTATAAGCAAGCCAATACAGGCTAATTTTTTATAAATCATCTTCCTGTTTGTTCAAAGGGATGGAATGTAATCCGCGCTAAACGATGCTGACAAAAGTAACTCCATTCGGTGTTGTTACTCTCATGTACCCTCCTACCCACGAATACCTATTTGGTTTCACCCTATTCGTTTCAACGCTAAAACGATAGATATTCCCTGAAACGGAAATGATAAAAAATGGCAAACTTCAGGCATTTGCAATTAGCGTCTAAAGCAGACTAATAGGGATGGGCGATTCAGTTTCTCCCATTTGCCAGGTAATCATGCGCACGAATACGTAGTCGCTTTAATGTGCTACCAGTAACAGAGCCAATGGTGTTCTGGTCAGAAAAATTATTATACAGCACTATATCTAATCCCCATTCCTGTTCAAAAAAAGTATCAGGGTTTTCGCTTCGAGCCGTGCCACGGTTTAAAATCGTGGCACGGCTCGAAGCGAAAACCCTGATGATTAATTCTTACCGCTCGATACTTTTCCTGGCTTTGGGGCCACACCAGGCTGGCTTATTTCGAAATTTTCTTTCTGCTTGGCATCAGCGACCATCTTACGCACATCGGCCAGCAATTTCTTGGCATCGTAGACAACACCGTCTTTGACAGTATACGTTACGCCACCAACCCGTTCAACTTCGTTTTTGTCGTTCAGATGAATGGCTCCTGTACCATAAAGTACCTTCAGGTTAGCCAGCGGATTTTGATCAATAATCACAAAATCCGCTAATTTACCTACCTCTACGGAACCGATCTGATCAGCCATTCCAAGCGCTTCTGCTCCTTTCAGTGTGGCCGCCCGGATTACCTCAAGCGGATGAAATCCCGATTCGCGCAGGAGTTCGAGCTCACGGATGTACGCAAAGCCGTATAGCTGATAAATGAAGCCGGAATCTGAACCAGCGGTTACGCGACCTCCCCGGTTTTTATATTCATTGATAAACTCCATCCAAAGCTGATAATTCTTTTTCCAGGCAACTTCCTGCTCGGTTCCCCATGAGTGCCAGTACGATCCGTGGGAGATTCGGCTGGGACCATAAAACCGCCACAGGCTGGGCATGGTATAGTCGTCGTGCCATTCGGCGCGACGGGCCAGCATCAGCTCACGGTTGGCTTCGTAGATATTGAAGGTCGGATCGAGTGTAAAATCCAGCGCGATCAGTTCGTCCATAACCTTATTCCACCGGTCGGTGCCCGGTTTTGCGGCCTGCTGCCAGAGATTACCAGCCTCTT
This window harbors:
- a CDS encoding glycoside hydrolase family 88/105 protein, coding for MIYKKLACIGLLIMLVGSQTNAQKLPEKKEILAKMTLANDYFMKKWPDTGKEIVTNKTRPSNIWTRAVYYEGLMDLYKTDRQPRYYDYAVDWSEKHHWGMRSGTKTRNADDQCCGQTYIDLYLIDKKPERIHDIKISIDSMVASRKIDDWNWIDALQMAMPVFAKLGVIYSDNAYFEKMYQMYQFSKTQHGGNGLYNPKDHLWWRDKDFVPPYKEPNGKDCYWSRGNGWIVAALVRVLDIMPKNAPHREEYQQMYLDMMRALVPIQRPDGFWNVSLLDPTNYGGKELSGTALFTYGMAWGMNKGLLDRKTYAPIVTKAWKAMVTDCVHPDGKLGYVQGTGKEPKDGQPVTYDSTPDFEDYGLGCFLLAGSELCKLK